GGAGAAGCCTTCTTTGCTTAACGTCTAGAGCTCTCTGTGTGGACTCTCCATTTCTAATTCGTTGAGACAAGTGTGTAGgcttacaaaaatatattccgtccgtttcataatatatgatgttttggagaagttattttgtttcataatatacttaggatgttttcaagtttctacgtaaattttagattagtttaataatttatattatgcaattttgtttatgattgtttaattttttgaaagtagttattttttaatcgGCATGCTTTTACTcaaaatatcctatattttgaaacagagaaagtatagtgtataaaaatatcttataaattatatgttatcaTACCTAATTTGCATCATGAAAGGATCAGAAAACTACGGTACACATGAGTTTGtcttttcaaaatatatcaacgctaaaataaaagaaaaacaacgtTACTAATCTTAACAACGAAGTCCTAGAGAACGAATAAGATGGTTGGATTATGGGCAGAGCTGAGAGAATCAGTACAATGGTttaatgtgtttgttgtttgtgaaCTGAGAACAGAGGATTCTCTAGTAGTCATCATCAAGAATCCAAGATGTGTTCGGCGAATGCTTCGTGGCAGCATGAATGTCCCGTCTCTatgaaataaatcatatataaccATGCATGTAGCCCATATTTTTACGGTATATCTTTTTGTATCCACATTTTGTAACCATGTACGAGTAATTTAAGTGGTCACAGGCGAAGACCTCAACGCAAAGAAAGTTCTCTTGTGCACTTGGTCATTATATATGTAAgtttctcaaaagaaaaaacctggtcattatatattttaaaagaaaagaacactGAAGAATTTAAATATGATTAATACTTTAAACGTAATTtctgtttaaaatatttaaaatgggTCTTGGCAATGATTTTAACTAAGGCTTTCCAAATACTCTGGTTCAGTACTGAACATGATCCTTTTCACAATAAAACTGTAAGAACCATTTTTGAATTAAGAGTACTAAAATCccttattaataaatatcaGGTCAGACTACAAGTATCACTATTTTGTCAACTTGTGATAAATTATCATTTCCTCCCTCCAAAGTTGgagttaaaatataaaataaaaagtctataaatagtaaaaactaaacttttcatttccttgtttttttttcttttcctcagTGGATAATACATATTTCCTTCTTCTAATTTACTTAGCACCACCTATAATTTTAGATTTACATACATATCAACCACTCAATTAACCCAACTAAAGATTTTAAatcaagaaagacaaaaaaaacaccaaagatTCCCATTAATTTgtggaaaaaatataaaataaaataaaaagattctaAGTTGATTCTGCGAGAAGTTCAGATTCAGACCAAACACGTTGGTTAAAAGCAACTTGTAACTCATCAGGAATAAACGCCGTTCTACAAAGCGGACACGTCATCTGATTATAACCCATCATCCAACGGTCCAAACAGCTCCGATGAAATATGTGTTGGCAGTTCGTCAGCCGTCGGATCTCGTCCTCGTTCTCGAACTCGTGGATACACACGGCGCAGCAGTCGGATCCGGATCCGAATCCGGGTCGGTTTAGCTCCGAGAATCTGATAACCGGTAAGATTTCCCCGGCTAGCCTCGCCGCCACTGGGAAAAAATACGAGCTTTCTTGGTGATGATGCACTGCCGCCGTGGAAATATAAGGTGGTTCCGGCCAAGATGATGAAGATAAAACCGTGTCGGATTCGAGGAAGTCGGGTAGACCCAATATCCGGAAACCTGTGTCTATGAGTGTTCGGATTAAGCCTAAGAGGGAGAGTAAGTGAAGAAAGATTCTTGGTAGGAGGAGCTCAGTGTAGCCCACCGGGTAACCCATGGCTTCGCcgttagagagagaaagctaaAGAGATANGATAATACATATTTCCTTCTTCTAATTTACTTAGCACCACCTATAATTTTAGATTTACATACATATCAACCACTCAATTAACCCAACTAAAGATTTTAAatcaagaaagacaaaaaaaacaccaaagatTCCCATTAATTTgtggaaaaaatataaaataaaataaaaagattctaAGTTGATTCTGCGAGAAGTTCAGATTCAGACCAAACACGTTGGTTAAAAGCAACTTGTAACTCATCAGGAATAAACGCCGTTCTACAAAGCGGACACGTCATCTGATTATAACCCATCATCCAACGGTCCAAACAGCTCCGATGAAATATGTGTTGGCAGTTCGTCAGCCGTCGGATCTCGTCCTCGTTCTCGAACTCGTGGATACACACGGCGCAGCAGTCGGATCCGGATCCGAATCCGGGTCGGTTTAGCTCCGAGAATCTGATAACCGGTAAGATTTCCCCGGCTAGCCTCGCCGCCACTGGGAAAAAATACGAGCTTTCTTGGTGATGATGCACTGCCGCCGTGGAAATATAAGGTGGTTCCGGCCAAGATGATGAAGATAAAACCGTGTCGGATTCGAGGAAGTCGGGTAGACCCAATATCCGGAAACCTGTGTCTATGAGTGTTCGGATTAAGCCTAAGAGGGAGAGTAAGTGAAGAAAGATTCTTGGTAGGAGGAGCTCAGTGTAGCCCACCGGGTAACCCATGGCTTCGCcgttagagagagaaagctaaagagatatagagagagatagagagcgTTTAGAAAA
The sequence above is a segment of the Camelina sativa cultivar DH55 chromosome 10, Cs, whole genome shotgun sequence genome. Coding sequences within it:
- the LOC104719810 gene encoding E3 ubiquitin-protein ligase RHA1B-like, producing MGYPVGYTELLLPRIFLHLLSLLGLIRTLIDTGFRILGLPDFLESDTVLSSSSWPEPPYISTAAVHHHQESSYFFPVAARLAGEILPVIRFSELNRPGFGSGSDCCAVCIHEFENEDEIRRLTNCQHIFHRSCLDRWMMGYNQMTCPLCRTAFIPDELQVAFNQRVWSESELLAEST